From the genome of Burkholderia cepacia ATCC 25416:
GAAAGTGCACGGGCCGCTGTCGCTCGTGCATTTCGATGCGCACACCGACACGTGGCCCGATCGCGACGTCAAGCGCATCGATCACGGGACGATGTTCTATCACGCGGCGCGGGAAGGATGGGTCGTGCCCGGACGGTCGGCCCAGGTCGGCATCCGGACGACCAACGACGCGCCGATGGGCTTCGACATCCAGGATGCGCGCCACGTGCATGCGTCGACGCCCGCCGCGATCGCCGCGCGCATTCGCGACCGGGTCGGCGATCATCCCGTGTACCTGACGTTCGACATCGACTGCCTCGATCCCGCGTTCGCGCCGGGCACGGGGACGCCGGTTTCGGGCGGGCTGTCGAGCCATCAGGCGTTCGAGATCCTGCGTCACCTGGAGGGCATCAACCTGGTCGGCATGGACGTGGTCGAAGTGTCGCCGCCGTATGATCATGCGGAAATCACGTCGCTGGCCGGGGCGACGATCGCGCTGGAGCTGATCTGCCTGTATGCGTCGCGCCGGCGCACCACGGAAAAATCGAACGATGACTGAACTCACCTGGCGCGAGGCCGTTCCCGACG
Proteins encoded in this window:
- the speB gene encoding agmatinase — its product is MSQNDFAFTRDSLYGTQAEPTFAGATSFMRRRFSRELDGVDLAITGVPFDSAASHRPGTRFGPRGLRIASTGIAWERPWPWSFDPFDVLAAVDYGDCAFDLGQPESVPGAIERHADGILARGCAMLTLGGDHFITYPLLKAHAKVHGPLSLVHFDAHTDTWPDRDVKRIDHGTMFYHAAREGWVVPGRSAQVGIRTTNDAPMGFDIQDARHVHASTPAAIAARIRDRVGDHPVYLTFDIDCLDPAFAPGTGTPVSGGLSSHQAFEILRHLEGINLVGMDVVEVSPPYDHAEITSLAGATIALELICLYASRRRTTEKSNDD